The proteins below are encoded in one region of Candidatus Thiodiazotropha sp. LNASS1:
- a CDS encoding SOS response-associated peptidase — protein MCGRFYLDVAAEEMIEYFGLSSAPHISPHYNIAPSQQIAAIKSEANARELVRLHWGLIPSWAKDKKFAYRTINARAETIESKPSFRTAFKHRRCLIPASGYFEWKATSQGKQPYCITSDNGKPFAFAGLYEHWESSHGEKIDSCTIVVTEAKGGIATIHDRMPVILSPDNYNAWLDKESKDPVILKPLLLANGSDNTRLFPVSRSVNNPGNNSPDNVKPI, from the coding sequence ATGTGTGGCAGGTTTTATCTCGATGTGGCCGCTGAAGAAATGATCGAATATTTTGGCCTATCTTCCGCACCGCATATCAGCCCGCATTACAATATCGCACCCTCGCAGCAGATAGCTGCCATCAAGTCAGAAGCTAATGCCAGAGAATTGGTCCGATTGCATTGGGGATTGATCCCTTCCTGGGCAAAAGACAAAAAGTTCGCTTACCGCACTATCAATGCCCGCGCGGAGACCATCGAGAGCAAACCGTCATTCCGTACGGCCTTCAAACATCGCAGATGCCTGATCCCCGCTAGCGGATACTTCGAGTGGAAAGCGACCAGCCAGGGGAAGCAACCCTACTGCATCACATCAGACAACGGAAAACCCTTTGCCTTTGCGGGTCTGTATGAGCATTGGGAAAGCAGCCATGGTGAGAAGATCGATTCATGCACCATTGTCGTTACGGAAGCCAAGGGTGGTATTGCAACCATTCACGACAGAATGCCGGTGATTTTATCCCCCGACAACTATAACGCCTGGCTCGACAAGGAGAGCAAAGATCCGGTCATCCTGAAACCCCTGTTGCTAGCCAATGGATCAGATAACACTCGTCTCTTTCCTGTCAGCCGCAGTGTGAACAATCCTGGAAACAACTCGCCTGACAATGTCAAACCCATCTGA
- a CDS encoding GNAT family N-acetyltransferase, with protein sequence MQVEFHHSIDELRQAEWDALVHDDNPFLKYAFHAALEHHDCVGRKFGWMPCHLVIRDDERMVGLSPLYIKTNSYGEFVFDHAWADAYQRSGKRYYPKMVSAIPYTPAYGERLLVAPDSDASQLRREMITATKQLAIESDFSSMHWLFTTREEGALLRSMGMMERLGVQFHWHNQAYEDFDHFLARLTAKRRKNIRQERRKVMGAGIRFRVLHGDEVSDSEWQLFAGFYTKTFEERYSLATLNTGFFREVGRCLGEQVILILAYDGAACIAGALLYRSPSVLYGRHWGALHHYDSLHFETCYYQGIEYAIKHGLQRFEPGAQGEHKIWRGFLPVQTRSYHWIGDPQFSLSIGDFLSRETPAIKDYEKSLLSSSPYRDKSSPE encoded by the coding sequence ATGCAGGTTGAATTTCACCACAGCATCGATGAGTTGAGGCAAGCCGAATGGGATGCGTTGGTACACGACGATAATCCCTTCCTGAAGTACGCCTTTCATGCCGCGCTGGAGCATCATGATTGTGTGGGCAGGAAGTTCGGCTGGATGCCCTGCCATCTGGTGATTCGTGATGATGAACGTATGGTCGGGCTCTCACCGCTCTATATCAAGACGAACTCCTATGGTGAATTCGTCTTTGACCATGCGTGGGCCGACGCCTATCAGCGAAGCGGCAAGCGCTACTACCCTAAAATGGTGAGTGCGATTCCCTATACACCCGCTTATGGAGAGCGTCTTCTGGTTGCTCCGGACTCGGATGCCAGCCAACTGCGAAGAGAGATGATCACTGCAACCAAGCAGCTGGCGATCGAATCCGATTTCTCTTCGATGCACTGGTTGTTCACTACCCGGGAAGAGGGGGCGTTGCTAAGGTCGATGGGCATGATGGAGCGCCTGGGTGTGCAGTTTCACTGGCACAATCAGGCGTATGAGGACTTTGATCACTTTCTTGCCCGATTGACGGCGAAGCGCAGAAAAAACATTCGGCAGGAGAGGCGAAAGGTGATGGGTGCCGGGATACGGTTTCGGGTGTTGCATGGCGATGAGGTCTCGGATAGTGAGTGGCAGTTGTTTGCGGGTTTCTATACAAAGACCTTCGAGGAGCGCTATAGCCTGGCCACCTTGAATACCGGTTTTTTTCGTGAGGTGGGCCGCTGCCTGGGGGAGCAGGTTATCCTGATCCTGGCCTATGACGGTGCCGCCTGTATCGCCGGTGCGTTGCTCTATCGCAGTCCGTCGGTACTCTATGGGCGCCATTGGGGCGCTTTGCATCACTATGACAGCCTCCACTTCGAGACCTGTTACTATCAGGGCATCGAGTATGCCATCAAGCACGGATTGCAGCGTTTCGAGCCGGGCGCACAAGGGGAGCATAAGATCTGGCGAGGATTTCTGCCTGTTCAGACCCGCTCCTATCACTGGATCGGCGATCCGCAATTCAGTCTGAGTATCGGGGATTTTCTCTCCAGAGAGACGCCGGCGATCAAAGATTATGAAAAAAGCCTCCTCTCAAGCTCGCCATACAGGGATAAATCGTCTCCTGAATGA
- a CDS encoding Rrf2 family transcriptional regulator, translating to MRLSTKGRYAVTAMLDLALNGKNGPVTLAEISENQGISLSYLEQLFAALRNKDLVRGVRGPGGGYYLGKSADEISIANIICAVDEWVEFTRCGGRQNCSGGARCLTHTLWDDLSSEIFNFLANISLGDLVRRNLNKSEESEEAPLTVVGDSSSQAA from the coding sequence ATGAGATTGTCAACGAAAGGACGTTATGCGGTTACCGCTATGCTGGATCTTGCACTAAACGGCAAAAATGGTCCTGTTACACTGGCTGAGATATCTGAAAATCAGGGAATCTCACTGTCATATCTGGAACAGCTGTTCGCTGCTTTGAGAAACAAGGATCTGGTACGTGGTGTCAGAGGGCCTGGCGGCGGCTACTATCTGGGTAAAAGCGCCGATGAGATCTCAATCGCCAACATTATCTGTGCGGTCGATGAGTGGGTGGAGTTCACCCGCTGCGGCGGCAGGCAGAACTGCAGTGGCGGCGCCCGCTGTCTGACTCACACCCTATGGGATGATCTCAGCAGCGAGATATTCAATTTCCTGGCAAACATTTCACTCGGCGATCTGGTGCGCAGAAACCTGAACAAGAGTGAAGAATCGGAGGAAGCACCGTTAACGGTCGTAGGCGACTCCAGCTCTCAGGCCGCCTGA
- the prmB gene encoding 50S ribosomal protein L3 N(5)-glutamine methyltransferase produces MQTLISIADYIRWGASRFSEANLFFGHGTDNALDEAAALVLGALHQPPDLPASWFSCRLTGDERERVLGLIQRRIDERVPLPYLLGEAWFAGMRFHINEQVLIPRSPIAELIEKGFSPWLGPSTEPRILDLCCGSGCIGIAAAAYLPESHVDLADISAGALEVAKRNIAEYGLQERVMLHQSDLFEKLPDIQYDLIVSNPPYVGAAEMEGLPEEYRHEPVMALLANENGLEIVQRILKQAKRYLSPRGIIIVEVGNSAQLLMDSFPEIPFVWLDFERGGEGVFLLSAADLAE; encoded by the coding sequence GTGCAGACACTTATATCCATTGCAGATTACATTCGCTGGGGCGCCAGTCGCTTTTCAGAGGCAAACCTGTTTTTTGGACATGGTACCGACAATGCATTGGATGAGGCCGCTGCCCTGGTCCTGGGTGCGCTGCATCAGCCCCCCGATCTCCCTGCGAGCTGGTTCAGCTGCCGACTGACAGGTGATGAGCGTGAACGCGTGCTTGGCCTGATTCAGCGCCGAATCGATGAGCGCGTGCCGCTCCCCTACCTGCTGGGGGAAGCCTGGTTTGCAGGCATGAGATTTCATATCAACGAACAGGTGCTGATACCCCGTTCACCCATCGCAGAGTTGATTGAAAAGGGGTTTTCACCCTGGCTGGGGCCTTCGACGGAACCGCGGATTCTCGATCTCTGCTGCGGCAGTGGCTGTATCGGTATCGCCGCGGCGGCCTATCTCCCCGAAAGTCATGTCGACCTGGCCGATATCTCCGCCGGTGCGTTAGAGGTGGCTAAGCGGAATATTGCTGAATATGGTCTGCAGGAACGCGTGATGCTCCATCAGTCGGATCTTTTCGAGAAGCTGCCGGATATACAGTATGATCTGATCGTTTCCAACCCTCCCTATGTCGGTGCGGCCGAGATGGAGGGTCTTCCGGAAGAGTACCGGCATGAACCGGTAATGGCCCTGCTCGCGAATGAAAACGGGCTTGAGATTGTCCAACGGATACTTAAACAGGCGAAGAGGTATCTCTCCCCCCGGGGTATAATAATCGTCGAGGTCGGAAACAGTGCCCAACTACTGATGGACAGCTTCCCGGAAATCCCCTTTGTCTGGCTCGATTTCGAGCGTGGCGGCGAGGGGGTATTTCTGTTATCGGCGGCTGATCTGGCAGAATAG
- a CDS encoding general secretion pathway protein GspF, which produces MSLQRARSAEEYVEWVKQAVFEVDDLRDCYDYQMDEMGRYPSFLEPLEEGIKALYRQMEEGEYHFGREDLSFMSLVNRHGEDIPFAILLRQINETHRKGIEADVE; this is translated from the coding sequence ATGAGCTTACAGCGTGCGCGCAGTGCGGAAGAGTATGTGGAGTGGGTCAAGCAGGCCGTCTTCGAAGTTGACGACCTTAGAGACTGCTATGACTATCAGATGGATGAGATGGGCCGATATCCGTCATTCCTCGAGCCATTGGAGGAGGGCATCAAAGCCCTCTACCGTCAGATGGAGGAGGGTGAATATCACTTCGGCCGTGAAGACCTGTCGTTTATGTCACTGGTAAACCGCCATGGCGAAGATATTCCCTTTGCCATTTTGTTACGTCAGATCAATGAAACACACCGCAAGGGCATAGAAGCGGATGTGGAGTAG
- the hemN gene encoding oxygen-independent coproporphyrinogen III oxidase, with amino-acid sequence MDHSTQFDLELIAKYDQSGPRYTSYPTAVQFHDGFNEEEYKRVARESNKYSNPLSLYFHIPFCDTVCFYCACNKVATKDRSLAAGYLARIHEELRMQSELFDASRVVTQLHWGGGTPTFISHDEMRELVARTRKAFTLLDDDTGEYSIEIDPREAQGDTIKLLRELGFNRMSLGVQDFDQRVQKAVNRIQSKDETLTVLQSARDEGFRSISIDLIYGLPFQSVESFSSTLDQILEVDPDRLSVFNYAHLPERFKPQRRINEEELPPPQEKLDILQMSIEKLSAAGYVYVGMDHFAKPNDELVLAQEDGTLYRNFQGYSTHADCDLIGLGATSIGMVGPSYAQNMRSLDEYYQRIDSGRLAVFRGVELNRDDRLRRDVITRLICHFSLSMADVEKHWNIVFKEYFANEIESLQGMVADGLLSIDDDEIKVLPRGRLLIRNICMQFDAYLSSKQSQGSFSKVI; translated from the coding sequence ATGGATCATTCGACACAATTCGATCTTGAGCTGATCGCCAAATATGATCAGAGCGGTCCGCGCTACACCTCCTACCCCACAGCGGTTCAGTTCCATGATGGGTTTAACGAGGAGGAATACAAGCGGGTCGCAAGGGAGAGCAACAAATACTCCAATCCCCTATCGCTCTATTTCCACATACCCTTCTGTGACACGGTCTGCTTTTACTGTGCCTGTAACAAGGTGGCGACCAAGGACCGCAGCCTGGCGGCGGGCTATCTCGCCCGCATCCATGAAGAACTGCGCATGCAGTCGGAGTTGTTCGATGCTTCGAGAGTTGTGACCCAGCTCCATTGGGGAGGAGGGACACCCACATTCATCAGCCATGACGAGATGCGCGAACTGGTGGCCCGGACACGCAAGGCCTTCACCCTGCTGGACGATGATACGGGTGAGTATTCCATCGAGATAGACCCCAGGGAGGCGCAAGGGGATACCATCAAGCTGCTGCGTGAGTTGGGCTTCAATCGCATGAGCCTGGGTGTGCAGGATTTTGATCAGCGGGTGCAGAAAGCGGTAAACCGGATCCAGAGCAAGGATGAAACCCTGACTGTATTACAGTCCGCTCGGGATGAAGGTTTTCGTTCCATCAGCATCGATCTCATCTATGGGCTGCCTTTCCAAAGCGTTGAGAGCTTCTCCAGCACCCTGGATCAGATTCTCGAGGTCGATCCTGACCGGCTCTCGGTATTCAACTATGCCCACCTCCCGGAGCGCTTCAAACCGCAGCGACGCATCAACGAGGAGGAACTGCCGCCCCCACAGGAAAAGCTCGATATCCTGCAGATGAGCATCGAAAAACTATCGGCGGCCGGCTATGTCTACGTCGGCATGGATCACTTCGCAAAGCCGAATGATGAACTGGTGCTGGCACAGGAGGATGGTACCCTGTATCGCAATTTCCAGGGTTATTCGACCCATGCCGATTGTGATCTGATCGGCCTGGGGGCTACCTCGATCGGTATGGTGGGTCCAAGCTATGCGCAGAACATGCGCAGTCTCGATGAGTATTACCAGCGCATCGACAGCGGCAGGCTGGCGGTCTTCCGCGGGGTGGAACTGAACCGGGATGACCGGTTGCGTCGTGATGTGATTACCCGACTTATCTGCCATTTTTCCCTTTCAATGGCGGATGTGGAGAAGCACTGGAATATTGTGTTCAAAGAATATTTCGCCAACGAGATCGAATCGTTGCAGGGGATGGTTGCGGATGGCCTGCTGAGCATCGATGATGACGAGATCAAGGTCCTGCCCAGGGGGCGCTTGCTGATCAGAAATATCTGTATGCAATTCGATGCCTATCTCAGCAGCAAGCAGTCGCAGGGAAGTTTCTCGAAGGTCATCTGA
- a CDS encoding tetratricopeptide repeat protein: MNIHPRLKFTLLLLGMLPGLIALTGCSTTPDSAQMDETAAILKEAHRAYNIKAYKKVFQLIFPLAAAGNDKAQYALGYLFYHGLGVEKSDRQAMHWIQQAAAQGNKKAQRALIPNN, from the coding sequence ATGAATATCCACCCACGACTGAAATTCACCCTTCTGTTACTCGGCATGCTGCCAGGTCTCATAGCCTTGACCGGTTGCAGCACCACACCCGACAGTGCGCAGATGGACGAAACCGCAGCCATTCTCAAAGAGGCGCACCGGGCCTATAACATCAAGGCATATAAAAAGGTTTTCCAATTGATCTTCCCACTTGCCGCCGCCGGCAACGACAAGGCGCAATATGCCCTGGGTTACCTGTTCTATCACGGTTTAGGCGTCGAGAAGAGTGACCGCCAGGCCATGCATTGGATTCAGCAGGCTGCGGCACAGGGCAACAAGAAAGCGCAGAGGGCGTTGATACCGAATAACTAA
- the gspF gene encoding type II secretion system inner membrane protein GspF: protein MDAFEYVALDPTGKERRGVLEGDSPRQVRQQLRESGLTPLTIDVASGATQERKSSLFQRHINAMELALITRQMATLLRSGLPLEHVLKTTASQSDKRHVERTLLAVRAKVLEGRTLADGLSEFPKTFPELYIKTVSSGEQSGHLEVVLERLADYTEQRQQMRQKTIFALFYPALLTIVSFLIVVGLLTYIVPQVTRVFETMQAELPWITRALMTTSDVFRTYGIPIFVLLLLLGLLFSYLLKKPGPKRWWHRMMLRIPLVGRLVRTANAARFSRTLSIMAASSVPILDAMRIASQVLTNLPMRNAVEEATSRVREGTSLYRALEKTGYFPPMTLSLLASGESSGNLEGMLERSADIQEREIETLVSTIQGLFEPILILVMGGIVLVIVLAILLPIFDLNQLVG from the coding sequence TTGGACGCCTTTGAATACGTAGCACTCGACCCGACAGGGAAGGAGCGACGCGGCGTACTGGAGGGTGACAGCCCGAGACAGGTACGCCAGCAATTACGCGAATCAGGCCTCACACCACTGACCATCGATGTTGCAAGTGGCGCCACTCAAGAAAGAAAAAGCAGCCTCTTTCAACGCCATATCAATGCCATGGAGCTGGCATTGATAACCCGCCAGATGGCGACCCTGCTAAGGTCCGGCCTGCCTTTGGAACATGTGCTGAAGACAACCGCGTCCCAGTCCGATAAGCGTCACGTGGAACGCACCCTGCTGGCCGTAAGAGCAAAGGTACTGGAGGGTCGTACCCTGGCGGATGGCCTGAGTGAATTCCCCAAGACCTTTCCCGAACTTTATATCAAGACCGTTTCGTCAGGTGAGCAATCGGGGCACCTCGAAGTGGTACTGGAACGCCTGGCCGACTATACGGAACAACGCCAGCAGATGCGTCAGAAGACCATCTTCGCCCTTTTCTATCCGGCACTGTTGACCATCGTCTCCTTTCTCATCGTGGTTGGCCTGCTGACCTATATCGTGCCTCAGGTAACGCGAGTGTTCGAAACCATGCAGGCAGAACTTCCCTGGATCACCCGGGCACTGATGACCACCAGTGACGTCTTCCGTACCTACGGTATCCCTATCTTTGTACTGCTGTTGCTTCTCGGACTCTTGTTCAGCTATCTGCTGAAAAAACCCGGCCCCAAACGCTGGTGGCACCGAATGATGTTACGCATCCCTTTGGTCGGTCGTCTGGTTCGCACCGCCAATGCCGCCCGCTTTTCCCGTACCTTAAGCATCATGGCAGCCAGCAGCGTACCGATCCTGGACGCGATGCGTATCGCATCCCAGGTGTTGACCAATCTGCCCATGCGCAATGCCGTGGAGGAAGCCACCTCCCGGGTGCGGGAGGGCACCAGCCTCTACCGGGCCCTGGAAAAGACCGGCTACTTTCCACCCATGACCCTCAGCCTGCTGGCGAGTGGTGAATCGAGCGGTAACCTGGAAGGCATGCTGGAACGGTCGGCGGATATCCAGGAACGGGAGATCGAGACCCTGGTCTCGACCATTCAAGGCTTATTCGAACCGATACTTATCCTGGTGATGGGAGGTATTGTACTGGTTATCGTGCTGGCCATACTGCTTCCTATCTTCGACCTCAATCAACTGGTAGGCTGA
- the gspE gene encoding type II secretion system ATPase GspE, with protein MSENSSPSSQMVDELTAESVLLDETTQTPIQLPYAFARRHGVVIVRDDEQNQLQLVHKPGVSLGVLNEVRRLFSQPLIYTQVDEETLEKQLSQIYEAGSKQSSQIMETMGDDIDLDNAARALNQPEDLLESDDDAPIIRLINALFTEAIKEQASDIHIEPYENRLVVRFRVDGVLREVLTPPRTVASFLVSRIKVMAQLDIAEKRIPQDGRISLKVGNRPVDVRVSTLPSSYGERVVLRLLDKQAGRLDLEQLGMAKELLLQVDPGIIKRPHGIFLVTGPTGSGKTTTLYAALSRLNTQSRNIVTVEDPIEYYLDGIGQTQVNNKVDLTFARGLRAILRQDPDVVMVGEIRDLETAQIAVQASLTGHLVMSSLHTNTAIGSITRLRDMGVEPFLLSSSLIGVLAQRLVRTLCPHCKSPYTASEEELQMLERPTTEEITLYTSTGCEKCHNHGYLGRTGIYELITIDETLRNLIHKGSGEIEMLEHARTMSDSIRQDGMKRVLSGDTTIDEIIRVTQEG; from the coding sequence ATGTCTGAGAATTCCTCACCCTCTTCGCAGATGGTCGACGAGCTCACTGCAGAATCGGTGCTGCTTGATGAAACCACTCAGACACCGATCCAACTACCCTATGCCTTCGCCCGTCGTCATGGCGTCGTCATCGTCAGGGATGATGAGCAGAATCAGCTTCAGCTGGTACATAAGCCAGGGGTCTCGCTTGGCGTGCTCAATGAGGTGCGCCGGCTCTTTTCCCAACCCTTGATCTATACCCAGGTCGATGAGGAGACGCTGGAGAAACAGCTTTCGCAGATCTATGAAGCGGGTTCGAAACAGTCCAGTCAGATCATGGAGACGATGGGCGACGACATCGATCTCGACAACGCGGCACGGGCACTGAACCAGCCTGAAGACCTGCTCGAGAGCGACGACGACGCCCCGATCATCAGACTGATCAACGCCCTGTTTACAGAAGCGATCAAGGAACAGGCCTCCGACATCCATATCGAACCCTACGAGAATCGCCTGGTCGTGCGTTTCCGTGTCGATGGCGTACTGCGTGAAGTCCTCACCCCGCCGCGTACCGTGGCCTCTTTTCTGGTCTCACGCATCAAGGTCATGGCCCAGCTCGATATTGCCGAAAAGCGCATCCCGCAGGATGGACGAATCTCCCTCAAGGTAGGCAACCGTCCGGTGGACGTTCGTGTCTCCACACTCCCCTCCAGTTATGGCGAACGGGTGGTTCTGCGTCTGCTGGACAAGCAGGCGGGACGACTCGATCTGGAGCAACTCGGCATGGCGAAGGAACTTCTGCTGCAGGTCGATCCGGGCATCATCAAACGACCGCACGGCATCTTTCTGGTCACAGGCCCCACGGGCTCGGGTAAAACCACGACCCTGTATGCGGCCCTGAGCCGACTCAACACCCAGAGTCGTAATATCGTGACCGTTGAAGATCCCATCGAATATTACCTCGACGGCATCGGCCAGACTCAGGTTAACAACAAGGTCGATCTTACCTTCGCACGCGGCTTACGCGCTATCTTGCGTCAGGACCCGGATGTGGTGATGGTGGGTGAGATCCGGGACCTGGAAACCGCCCAGATTGCCGTGCAGGCCAGTCTGACCGGCCATCTGGTGATGTCGAGTCTGCATACCAATACCGCCATCGGCAGTATTACCCGTCTTCGCGACATGGGCGTAGAGCCCTTTCTGCTCTCATCCAGCCTGATCGGGGTACTCGCTCAGCGCCTGGTGCGCACCCTCTGCCCGCACTGCAAGTCACCATACACGGCCAGTGAAGAGGAGCTGCAGATGTTGGAGCGACCCACAACCGAGGAGATTACGCTCTATACCTCAACGGGATGCGAGAAGTGCCATAACCATGGCTATCTCGGCAGGACGGGTATCTATGAACTCATCACCATCGATGAGACATTGCGCAACCTGATCCACAAAGGCAGCGGCGAAATCGAAATGCTGGAGCATGCCAGAACCATGAGCGACAGTATTCGTCAGGATGGAATGAAGCGCGTACTCAGTGGCGATACCACGATCGACGAAATCATTCGCGTTACCCAGGAGGGTTGA
- the gspD gene encoding type II secretion system secretin GspD — translation MSILPTLFMDRQHPRTGLFSRLALMLCTVALLNLSWIPLGHAEQITLNLNNADIEALIKTVSEHTGKNFVIDPRVKGKVTVISAHPMDRDEFYQVFLSILEVHGFSTIPSGDVIKVVPDVKAKQGGIPTVNALGQLPGDQIVTRIIQVKNVTSAQLVPILRPLIPQEGHLAAYPDTNVLIISDRRQNVDRLMKIIDQIDRVSDSSIEVITLQHASASEVVRILNGLQTPAAKGQKNATKLVADERTNSVLISGDPTARLRSRVIIEHLDTPFDNEGNAQVIYLKYANATDLVQVLTGVSENLDETKQGGGKAGAKGKPTLPINIQADEAANALIITAPPDQFRALQAIIRKLDIRRAQVLVEAIIAEVSYDKAKQLGVQWIVDGSPDDKGPIGVINLGSPRISDIATSAAAGSGVSLGPGTSLGFGRFNSNRINFAALIQALESDSTSNILSTPTITTLDNQEAEIVIGQNVPFITGSYSSTGGVSNSVNPFQTVQREDVGLTLKVKPQINEGNSIQLEIEQEISSINASASSGTSDIVTNKRTIKTVVMVDDGNTIVLGGLIEEDLQQTEEKVPVLGDIPLLGALFRSNKTTKVKRNLMVFLRPVVIRDDAINTQIASDKYNFFRAQQLRLKQEGVNLMSDDEMPVLPPRFGTLAPPFDDEELEPEH, via the coding sequence ATGAGTATTTTGCCAACCCTTTTCATGGATAGACAGCACCCGCGCACCGGCCTGTTCTCACGCCTGGCCCTCATGCTGTGCACCGTCGCCCTGCTTAACCTTTCGTGGATCCCACTTGGCCATGCGGAACAGATTACTCTCAATCTGAACAATGCCGACATAGAGGCCCTGATCAAGACGGTCTCCGAACACACCGGAAAGAACTTCGTCATCGATCCCAGAGTAAAGGGGAAAGTGACGGTCATCTCAGCCCACCCGATGGATCGCGATGAGTTCTATCAGGTGTTCCTCTCGATCCTCGAAGTGCATGGTTTCTCAACCATCCCCAGCGGCGATGTGATCAAGGTGGTCCCCGACGTGAAGGCCAAACAGGGCGGGATCCCCACAGTCAACGCCCTCGGACAACTGCCTGGGGATCAGATCGTCACCCGCATCATCCAGGTCAAGAATGTCACCTCCGCGCAACTGGTACCGATTTTACGGCCCCTGATACCCCAGGAGGGCCATCTCGCCGCCTACCCGGACACCAATGTTCTGATCATCTCCGATCGCCGTCAGAATGTTGACCGGCTGATGAAGATCATTGATCAGATCGACAGGGTAAGCGACAGCTCGATCGAGGTGATCACGCTGCAGCATGCCTCCGCTTCCGAGGTGGTACGCATCCTCAACGGATTACAGACCCCTGCGGCAAAGGGTCAGAAGAATGCCACCAAACTGGTCGCGGACGAACGTACCAACAGTGTGTTGATCAGCGGCGACCCGACGGCAAGACTACGCTCGCGGGTAATCATCGAGCACCTCGACACCCCTTTTGACAATGAAGGCAACGCCCAGGTCATCTACCTGAAATACGCCAACGCCACAGACCTGGTGCAGGTATTGACGGGTGTCAGTGAAAATCTGGACGAGACCAAGCAGGGGGGCGGCAAAGCGGGGGCCAAGGGTAAACCCACACTGCCGATCAACATCCAGGCCGATGAGGCCGCGAACGCACTGATCATCACCGCGCCGCCCGATCAGTTCCGAGCCCTGCAGGCGATTATCCGTAAACTCGATATCCGGCGGGCTCAAGTCCTGGTGGAGGCGATCATTGCCGAGGTCTCCTACGACAAGGCGAAACAGCTCGGTGTGCAATGGATCGTCGATGGCAGTCCGGATGACAAAGGCCCCATTGGCGTCATCAACCTGGGCTCTCCCAGAATATCGGATATTGCAACCTCGGCGGCCGCCGGATCCGGGGTTTCGCTTGGTCCCGGCACCTCTCTAGGTTTTGGGCGATTCAACAGTAACCGCATCAATTTCGCCGCCCTGATCCAGGCCCTGGAGAGTGATTCCACCTCCAACATCCTCTCCACACCGACGATCACCACCCTTGACAATCAGGAAGCTGAAATCGTAATCGGCCAGAACGTGCCCTTCATCACCGGCTCCTACAGTTCGACCGGCGGGGTCAGCAACTCGGTAAACCCCTTCCAGACCGTGCAGCGGGAGGATGTGGGCCTGACCCTCAAAGTGAAACCGCAGATCAACGAGGGCAACTCGATTCAACTGGAGATCGAACAGGAGATATCCAGCATCAACGCCTCCGCCAGTTCCGGCACCAGCGATATCGTTACCAACAAGCGGACCATCAAGACCGTGGTCATGGTGGACGATGGCAATACCATCGTGCTGGGCGGACTGATCGAGGAGGACCTGCAGCAGACCGAAGAGAAAGTGCCGGTATTGGGCGACATACCCTTGCTGGGCGCCCTGTTTCGCTCTAACAAGACAACCAAGGTAAAACGCAACCTGATGGTCTTTCTGCGTCCGGTGGTGATTCGCGATGATGCCATCAACACCCAGATCGCCAGCGACAAATACAACTTCTTCCGCGCCCAGCAGCTCAGGCTGAAGCAGGAGGGTGTTAATCTGATGTCGGATGATGAGATGCCGGTCCTGCCGCCACGCTTCGGCACCCTCGCCCCGCCATTTGATGATGAAGAGCTGGAACCCGAACATTGA